In a single window of the Rhizoctonia solani chromosome 16, complete sequence genome:
- a CDS encoding endoplasmic reticulum membrane protein, protein MADREKILEDILGVLPDMSPPWLQYQIALHLAIDPNPSHTQMRILDSAFAYGYVKVAEQPVPPGIPPIPRLPIPATAAAAVPLPPVQPPQPRKRKASEPTISPNKKQALDKTVDFTQVTRPFVQGRDFKYQELSLSYLNAELANLPNNHIRRQFHRFQYLVPAYLALRQQLASGALDGSLLKKRRNATGPVGAECEPSPLFLAEKRALDSYIASGCKNIKLLREAAPPQEVDLTRPRTPIASASRSSSRSSSPFPGPSQSTVPNSTQSSRTSLGSPVKRWSPPNHGVNSANQGRESRSPSPLARQHHSRSPTPIEIETQATDASVVVIESQDSDIVVIESQRDELEVPKSPPPARPANLECGCCFTEYEFSDMLQCAEGHLFCPQCTKKNAETAVGDNKPEILCMDQSGCRAPFPDEQIQRVLPPNTIDLLQRIRQKKAVDDARIPGLEHCPFCDYAYIITDGGPTFVCQKPSCMVVSCRRCRRVEHGGMTCEQVIQREKSSQGEHAIAEAMTMALVRDCPECKTPFMKETGCNKMVCPKCETVSCYICRQKVSQISPYTHFDRDPDAYDLPPDNRKCPLWDIDRAGRAGGSPTPTRYAAVDTSDPASSPTRIPPNTGFQDAGDFTLISSPEDVEFKVFRLFLMTASPVFQDILTSGSGPPVMKLSEDAETVAALLQYIYPRENPTIKSYVLFEKVLEAARKYELGFITSDLRASMRSESPALTWLRTEPLRIYALAVRHELKEEIAIAAKLTIGKYDFASAKAASELCALNIPSRDAVMLMRMHMARAGALSDLLVNAESNPRYFAGFPVKCDQCKHEGGSASELQKAWMKEAVALLRKEPLDKAHRLFEQEFFLGLKLRCRCARCRDADLYDRAHKVWAEECREKLVELKLDDL, encoded by the exons ATGGCTGACCGGGAAAAAATACTTGAAGATATTCTTGGCGTCCTACCAGATATGAGTCCTCCTTGGCTTCAATACCAGATCGCCCTACACTTGGCCATAGACCCCAACCCATCACATACTCAGATGCGCATTCTTGACTCAGCCTTTGCTTACGGCTATGTCAAAGTTGCCGAACAACCAGTACCTCCCGGTATACCCCCTATCCCACGGCTGCCTATTCCCGCGACTGCAGCTGCGGCTGTGCCCCTCCCACCAGTTCAACCACCTCAGCCGCGA AAGCGAAAGGCATCCGAACCTACTATCTCTCCGAATAAGAAACAAGCACTGGACAAAACGGTAGACTTCACGCAAGTAACTAGGCCATTCGTTCAGGGAAGAGACTTCAAATATCAGGAACTATCTCTTAGTTATTTGAACGCTGAACTTGCAAACTTGCCAAACAATCA CATCCGCCGTCAATTCCATAGGTTCCAATATCTCGTGCCTGCATATTTAGCACTTCGACAACAGCTGGCATCTGGCGCACTGGACGGTTCGCTGCTTAAAAAGAGACGCAATGCTACTGGTCCTGTTGGGGCAGAATGCGAGCCATCTCCGCTATTCCTTGCGGAAAAGCGAGCACTAGACTCCTACATTG CATCGGGATGTAAGAACATAAAGCTTCTGCGTGAAGCGGCCCCTCCTCAAGAAGTCGATCTTACTCGTCCTCGCACTCCAATCGCTTCCGCAAGTCGTTCGTCTAGTCGTTCGAGCTCTCCCTTTCCCGGACCAAGCCAATCTACTGTTCCTAACTCAACCCAGTCCAGCCGCACGAGTTTAGGGAGCCCGGTTAAGAGATGGAGCCCTCCGAACCACGGGGTTAATTCGGCAAACCAGGGGCGAGAATCTAGATCCCCATCGCCGCTGGCTCGACAACACCACTCAAGATCACCCACTCCGATAGAAATCGAAACCCAAGCGACCGATGCGAGCGTAGTTGTGATCGAAAGCCAAGATAGTGATATAGTGGTCATTGAAAGTCAACGCGATGAACTAGAGGTTCCGAAAtcgcctccaccagcacgACCAGCAAATCTAGAATGCGGGTGCTGTTTCACCGAGTATGAATTT TCCGATATGCTGCAATGTGCAGAAGGTCACCTGTTCTGTCCACAGTGCACCAAGAAGAATGCTGAAACCGCAGTTGGGGACAACAAACCGGAGATACT GTGTATGGACCAGTCGGGATGCCGTGCGCCATTTCCAGATGAACAAATTCAACGAGTCCTGCCACCAAACACAATCGACTTGCTTCAGCGAATCCGACAGAAAAAGGCTGTTGATGATGCGAGAATTCCTGGCCTGGAACATTGTCCATTCTGTGACTATGCCTATATCATCACGGACGGAGGCCCTACGTTTGTGTGCCAAAAACCAAGTTGCATGGTTGTTAGCTGCCGCCGATGCCGAAGAGTAGAACATGGCGGCATGACCTGCGAGCAAGTCATACAAAGGGAGAAGAGTTCGCAAGGAGAGCACGCGATAGCTGAGGCTATGA CAATGGCTCTTGTTCGGGACTGCCCGGAATGTAAAACTCCATTCATGAAGGAAACTGGT TGCAACAAGATGGTCTGCCCGAAATGCGAAACAGTCTCGTGTTACATATGCCGCCAAAAAGTATCCCAGATTAGTCCATACACACATTTCGACCGG GATCCTGATGCGTACGACCTACCGCCAGATAACAGAAAATGTCCGCTATGGGACATTGACAGAGCTGGTCGCGCTGGCGGGTCGCCCACTC CCACCCGCTATGCTGCTGTCGACACGTCCGACCCAGCCTCTTCACCAACTCGTATTCCACCCAATACAGGGTTCCAAGACGCTGGAGACTTCACTCTCATATCGTCCCCCGAAGATGTTGAATTCAAGGTCTTCCGTCTCTTTCTCATGACAGCATCTCCCGTTTTTCAGGACATCCTAACCTCGGGATCTGGTCCCCCAGTCATGAAGCTCTCCGAAGATGCTGAAACCGTTGCCGCGCTGCTCCAATACATATATCCACGTGAAAATCCTACGATCAAGAGCTATGTACTGTTTGAAAAGGTGCTGGAGGCGGCTCGAAAGTATGAGCTGGGATTTATCACTTCCGACCTTCGGGCATCTATGCGCTCAGAATCACCAGCCCTCACATGGCTCCGCACGGAACCCCTACGAATTTACGCCCTTGCGGTACGACACGAGCTCAAAGAAGAGATCGCTATTGCTGCGAAACTCACTATCGGAAAATACGACTTTGCGTCCGCAAAAGCTGCATCAGAACTGTGTGCACTCAATATACCTTCGAGAGACGCGGTCATGCTGATGCGTATGCACATGGCGCGTGCGGGGGCTTTGTCAGACCTATTGGTCAACGCCGAGTCTAATCCACGCTATTTTGCTGGGTTCCCGGTTAAATGCGACCAGTGCAAACACGAGGGAGGATCGGCATCGGAGCTGCAGAAAGCTTGGATGAAGGAGGCCGTTGCTCTTTTACGAAAGGAACCGTTGGATAAGGCCCACCGACTCTTTGAGCAAGAGTTCTTCTTAGGCTTGAAGCTTCGGTGTAGATGCGCAAGATGTCGTGACGCCGATCTGTACGATCGAGCTCATAAGGTTTGGGCAGAGGAATGCCGGGAAAAACTCGTGGAGTTGAAATTGGATGATCTTTGA
- a CDS encoding Fungal Zn(2)-Cys(6) binuclear cluster domain, translated as MSASDKDLNNISPSHTGSNVAGNASHSGGPIGNHDTGSTYFGHLHYPHQVGTNPAPASKPPSQNQNQNQKPTSSQKSTVNSPPAPIQKPKQTTRPPTNQPTTIKPSATTNIPAQPPKNAPAPTPPGSAAVMAAVMAQAQAAAGQAVAAQQASKQQTQSHQPPPPAPTPATVAAPAPAPTQPATQHPPPMPAPQPPQAYPYPYPYYLPPGQPGAPPYLYPGAPGAPAFLPAGTPGQGGAPPPGYPYMYPMYPAPIPVPQASPVRLSKKEDTKNLPGLPKVPPVEGKGLATIAKREESPVNTLKDAIWRGSPNETNNGEPGASQDESSQPTQPEAKPAEGASDPVDPSNFNNAQAQPSPPAASNPPPPPPPPTSNPSTQPPPQTSPPNAGSPPHPTQLAQPPPPMAIYPPPPGYAYPPQLYPGMPFPAPGPDPNAPYAHFVGMQYAQPYGPYMWAAPPPPPGHEQAPAAHVGEQDEGERDADGKLKIKRTFQACQKCRQRKAKCNGARPSCQHCASRGLVCEYAKERSKPRGTNGEEGDEILDSQSTEAPTTMDPTQAMVPTASSPVNPNQQVAPGAPPVPATAPPNMFPPPFPYDPNAYNPHVDPHQHGGQPMYPFPPYGYGHPPGFGSIAGPPLVHIGEEGAVPPYHTAVPPPAVIPGPPPSNSPPSGSSKRPRTIRPPGAQGMGKSRIFQACERCRERKAKCDGVRPICTHCATRDLNCEWADKRRMRGPAKGITPRRTRQENNKYITQENIDVNMSMQAMPLGLNAAELQQIEPHASTASERKRKRRSSHSSGSPSPSESSSSSDSSPSESDDDDADRNSTMGIGAGVVSSGWS; from the exons ATGTCCGCATCCGACAAGGATCTAAATAACATCAGCCCTTCGCATACGGGATCTAATGTTGCGGGAAATGCAAGTCACAGTGGTGGTCCAATAGGCAATC ATGATACAGGGAGTACCTACTTTGGACACT TACATTATCCGCACCAAGTCGGTACCAACCCTGCACCAGCAAGCAAGCCTCCGTCTCAAAACCAGAATCAGAACCAGAAACCGACTTCGTCTCAGAAATCTACAGTCAATTCGCCCCCTGCCCCCATTCAAAAGCCAAAGCAAACGACTCGCCCCCCGACAAACCAACCTACTACCATCAAGCCTAGCGCGACTACAAATATACCAGCTCAACCTCCCAAGAATGCCCCGGCACCAACACCACCAGGTTCCGCGGCGGTGATGGCTGCCGTAATGGCCCAGGCCCAGGCTGCAGCGGGCCAAGCAGTTGCCGCCCAACAGGCCAGCAAGCAGCAGACCCAATCACACCAGCCACCTCCGCCTGCACCCACACCTGCAACTGTAGCCGCGCCTGCACCTGCGCCTACTCAGCCTGCTACACAACATCCACCCCCAATGCCAGCCCCCCAACCTCCTCAGGCATATCCTTATCCTTACCCATACTACTTGCCCCCTGGACAACCGGGCGCACCTCCTTATCTGTACCCAG GAGCCCCGGGAGCTCCGGCCTTCCTCCCGGCCGGAACGCCAGGTCAGGGCGGAGCGCCGCCTCCAGGATATCCGTATATGTATCCGATGTATCCGGCCCCAATTCCTGTACCCCAAGCATCTCCAGTCCG GTTGTCAAAGAAAGAAGACACAAAGAACTTACCAGGCTTGCCAAAAGTGCCGCCAGTGGAAGGCAAAG GCCTTGCAACCATTGCCAAAAGAGAGGAGTCGCCTGTGAATACGCTGAAAGACGCAATATGGCGGGGTAG TCCGAACGAAACAAATAATGGAGAGCCGGGCGCCTCTCAGGATGAGTCTTCTCAACCTACCCAGCCAGAGGCTAAGCCTGCGGAGGGGGCCTCAGATCCAGTGGACCCGAGTAATTTCAACAACGCACAAGCTCAACCCAGCCCTCCTGCCGCATCCAATCCACCGCCACCTCCGCCACCACCCACTTCGAATCCCTCAACCCAACCACCACCTCAAACTTCCCCTCCAAATGCTGGCTCTCCACCCCATCCAACACAATTGGCTCAGCCTCCCCCACCAATGGCAATCTATCCTCCGCCTCCTGGATATGCGTACCCACCACAGCTCTATCCTGGGATGCCTTTTCCGGCGCCTGGGCCCGACCCCAATGCGCCATACGCCCATTTCGTGGGCATGCAATACGCTCAGCCCTATGGTCCTTACATGTGGGCGgcccctcctccaccacccGGTCACGAACAAGCCCCCGCAGCCCATGTTGGAGAGCAGGACGAAGGCGAGAGAGATGCAGACGGCAAACTGAAAATCAAGAGAACATTTCAAGCATGTCAAAAGTGCCGCCAGAGGAAAGCCAAG TGTAACGGGGCTCGTCCAAGTTGCCAACACTGTGCGAGTCGAGGTCTTGTTTGTGAATATGCCAAGGAAAGGAGTAAACCCCGGGGCACAAACGGAGAGGAGGGAGACGAGATTTTGGACTCTCAGAGCACTGAAGCACCTACCACTATGGACCCAACTCAAGCTATGGTCCCTACAGCATCTTCCCCGGTCAACCCCAACCAGCAAGTAGCGCCGGGAGCTCCTCCTGTTCCAGCAACTGCTCCACCAAACATGTTCCCGCCGCCCTTTCCTTACGACCCCAATGCGTACAACCCTCATGTTGACCCCCACCAACATGGTGGCCAACCGATGTACCCCTTTCCACCATATGGATATGGCCATCCGCCCGGATTTGGAAGCATCGCCGGTCCCCCACTAGTTCACATAGGAGAAGAGGGCGCGGTTCCTCCATACCACACCGCAGTACCCCCTCCAGCAGTCATCCCTGGGCCGCCTCCTTCGAACAGCCCACCATCAGGCTCATCGAAACGACCCCGAACGATTCGCCCCCCGGGTGCGCAGGGGATGGGGAAATCACGCATTTTCCAGGCCTGTGAGCGCTGCCGAGAACGTAAAGCCAAG TGTGACGGCGTTCGCCCCATATGCACACATTGCGCCACACGCGATCTCAACTGTGAATGGGCCGATAAACGTCGCATGCGTGGGCCCGCTAAGGGCATCACCCCTAGGAGAACCCGTCAAGAGAACAACAAATATATCACTCAAGAAAACATAGATGTAAATATGAGTATGCAGGCCATGCCATTGGGGCTCAACGCAGCAGAGTTGCAGCAGATTGAACCCCACGCGTCCACTGCCTCTGAACGTAAACGCAAGCGTCGTTCAAGCCATAGCAGCGGCTCTCCCTCGCCATCCGAGTCCAGTAGCAGCTCGGATAGTTCGCCCTCTGAGAGTGATGACGACGATGCTGACAGGAACAGTACAATGGGAATAGGAGCGGGAGTCGTATCGAGTGGGTGGTCATAA
- a CDS encoding Fungal Zn(2)-Cys(6) binuclear cluster domain has protein sequence MLFATHLLTAFVVAVGFFGSAATAPVQNTTTHGLVARGPYDTHNGWASWYNPSAGIGACGWQNQDYEWVAAVGTQLFQELIPDGNPNHSAACGKTATATWNGKSITLGIVDRCPGCGYNDIDLAPAAFQQFADLG, from the exons ATGCTATTTGCCACCCATCTTTTGACTGCTTTCGTCGTTGCTGTTGGGTTTTTTGGAAGTGCTGCGACAGCTCCAGTCCAAAACACTACTACACACGGACTTGTCGCCCGTGGTCCTTACGACACCCATAATGGATGG GCATCGTGGT ACAACCCCTCCGCAGGGATCGGTGCATGCGGTTGGCAAAAC CAAGATTATGAATGGGTGGCTGCTGTAGGGACCCAGCTGTTCCAAGAACTAATCCCAG ATGGAAACCCCAACCACAGTGCCGCTTGTGGAAAGACTGCCACTGCTACCTGGAATGGAAAGAGTATTACTCTTGGGATCGTTGATCGTTGCCCTGGGTGTGGCTATAACGATATCGACCTTGCACCCGCTGCGTTCCAGCAGTTTGCCGATCTTGGTTAG
- a CDS encoding cell division cycle protein has product MSSLNPDNPTIDIFPPLHRKDVLACQTSAWYTTFQRKTIKTTIINALGEDFRAYLESDGLIIPEGAEDHRPTGDLSSDEEMGSDHDDGEDSSPMARFSFPEIDQHIRRAISSYDAVFPKLNWTAPKDAGWMLSSGGPLRCTSPADVYLLLKSSDFTMHDLDTDRIFEGCIDNSHSNSQATNGFGNGVADGLSPDPHSVTSDSSETNHTVQLELVLKKWYEIERSREVRCFVRNNRLLAISQRDPNFFEHLLSQETQNLMRSTVLKFWNEEVKFKFANGEVTSYVMDLLLTRDLSRAHIVDFNPYAPRTDPLLFEWSELVELHTRAEQEVIELGIESLNLEESPHTGGRTASGIDLPLLRIVTSPNQSARPMYSHNMIPADALSDNAMRFAAEIAVEMAQREREAQEIEARRGER; this is encoded by the exons ATGTCTTCACTCAACCCAGACAACCCCACAATAGACATCTTTCCACCTCTGCATCGTAAGGATGTACTTGCATGCCAAACATCAGCATGGTACACTACATTCCAACGCAAAACTATCAAGACTACAATAATAAATGCGCTTGGCGAAGATTTTCGAGCATATTTGGAATCTGatggtttgattattccTGAAGGGGCAGAGGATCA CCGCCCAACAGGGGACTTGTCGAGCGACGAGGAAATGGGATCTGACCACGATGATGGTGAAGATAGCAGCCCCATGGCAAGGTTTTCCTTCCCTGAAATTGATCAACACATTCGAAGAGCAATATCATCTTATGACGCTGTGTTCCCGAAGCTAAACTGGACAGCTCCCAAG GATGCCGGCTGGATGCTTTCGTCTGGTGGTCCACTTCGATGCACGTCTCCCGCCGACGTATATTTATTACTAAAAAGCTCAGACTTTACTATGCACGATCTGGATACCGACCGGATTTTTGAGGGGTGCATAGACAACTCGCACTCAAATAGCCAAGCCACCAATGGTTTCGGTAATGGTGTAGCTGACGGATTAAGCCCTGATCCCCATAGTGTCACCTCTGATTCAAGCGAAACAAACCATACTGTTCAACTAGAACTTGTTTTAAAAAAGTGGTACGAGATAGAACGGAGCCGGGAAGTTCGTTGTTTTGTTAGGAACAATCGATTACTAG CCATTAGCCAAAGAGATCCTAACTTCTTTGAGCATTTACTTTCTCAAGAAACCCAAAATTTAATGCGCTCCACAGTACTCAAATTCTGGAATGAAGAGGTTAAATTCAAGTTTGCTAATGGCGAAGTCACTAGCT ATGTGATGGATTTGCTGTTAACTCGCGATCTGTCCAGAGCGCACATAGTGGACTTTAACCCCTACGCTCCCCGAACAGACCCCTTGCTATTTGAGTGGTCTGAACTAGTGGAACTCCATACTCGCGCCGAACAAGAAGTAATAGAGCTGGGAATTGAGTCACTCAACTTGGAAGAAAGCCCACACACCGGTGGACGAACGGCCTCAGGAATCGATCTTCCCTTGCTTCGAATTGTTACCTCGCCAAACCAATCTGCTCGCCCAATGTATAGTCACAATATGATACCTGCCGACGCACTTAGCGATAACGCAATGCGTTTCGCTGCAGAAATAGCGGTTGAAATGGCGCAGCGAGAACGAGAAGCTCAGGAAATAGAGGCAAGAAGGGGCGAGCGCTAA